A single genomic interval of Paenibacillus macerans harbors:
- a CDS encoding Ger(x)C family spore germination protein — protein MNWSRRGRLILAAILPLFLTTGCWDSSEVNDLALELAWGIDEAKDKGILISAQVIIPSQISSVQGQGGGSGGGPGKPYFVVSGAGRDTLDAVQQMQTKLSRLVFRGHRRIIVIGEPLARKGIKDVLDTYTRDPNLKLRTDVFIVKEGTAKDFLKVSYPLEKIPGLGALKEYDQIGSLQEMGFINLMISAASEESCSALPAVAVGFDPADQEGEGRQDHSNAKGFRIAGTGIFDKDLKLLGFLNGNEARALRWINGQLRKLVVTATVPQVNGYASLEMNKIGSKIQPMFQGDKLKFQVTLIGEGMIRENNTNLDLTKLHNIARVKDALEKHVEERTLQTITKVQKEYGVDVFGFGETVHRKHLSRWRSLKNDWNKEFREAEVSVKANLTIRRIGVTGPSLHLQEDNIQK, from the coding sequence ATGAACTGGAGTCGAAGAGGACGGTTGATTTTGGCGGCTATTCTGCCTTTGTTTTTAACGACGGGGTGTTGGGATAGTTCGGAGGTCAATGATCTTGCGCTTGAGCTCGCATGGGGAATCGACGAAGCGAAGGACAAGGGGATTCTGATTAGCGCGCAGGTGATCATTCCGTCCCAGATCAGCAGTGTGCAGGGACAAGGAGGCGGAAGCGGAGGGGGTCCGGGAAAGCCCTATTTTGTCGTATCCGGCGCCGGAAGAGATACGCTGGATGCGGTGCAGCAAATGCAAACGAAGCTTTCCCGGCTGGTATTCCGCGGACATCGGCGGATCATCGTGATCGGAGAACCGCTGGCCAGAAAAGGCATCAAAGATGTATTGGATACGTATACCCGGGACCCGAACCTCAAGCTGCGGACCGATGTATTTATCGTCAAGGAAGGCACCGCCAAGGATTTTCTGAAAGTATCCTACCCACTGGAGAAAATTCCCGGCCTCGGTGCTTTAAAAGAATATGATCAGATCGGATCGCTGCAGGAAATGGGATTTATCAACCTGATGATCTCCGCAGCCAGTGAAGAAAGCTGCTCGGCTTTGCCGGCGGTTGCCGTCGGTTTCGATCCGGCCGATCAAGAAGGCGAAGGGCGGCAAGATCATTCCAATGCGAAAGGGTTTCGTATCGCGGGAACCGGAATTTTTGACAAAGATCTGAAATTGCTCGGGTTCTTGAATGGGAATGAGGCTAGAGCGCTGCGGTGGATTAACGGGCAGCTAAGGAAGCTGGTGGTAACGGCAACCGTGCCGCAAGTTAACGGCTACGCCAGTTTGGAGATGAACAAGATAGGCAGCAAGATTCAGCCCATGTTTCAAGGAGACAAGCTAAAATTCCAGGTCACATTAATCGGGGAAGGCATGATTCGCGAAAACAATACAAATTTGGATCTCACGAAACTCCATAATATAGCCCGCGTAAAAGACGCGTTGGAAAAACACGTTGAAGAGAGAACGCTTCAAACCATTACCAAGGTCCAAAAAGAATATGGGGTGGATGTTTTCGGATTTGGCGAAACCGTACACAGAAAACATTTATCCCGTTGGAGATCTTTAAAAAACGACTGGAACAAGGAGTTTCGGGAGGCCGAGGTTTCCGTCAAAGCGAATCTGACGATCCGGCGAATAGGCGTAACGGGACCGTCGTTGCATTTGCAAGAAGACAACATTCAAAAATGA
- a CDS encoding GerAB/ArcD/ProY family transporter → MIIAYCVYGGIEIIARLGELIFPIVVVMFIIETVLLFGSDVLHFDYVQPILERGWEPVWKVVYPNGITQPFGETIALAMFWPDVKNREKITKITFLATLLAGFMITGFDFLAILVYGDLFSRFLYPLYTLLSMISIGKFIENLQMFGVMYFFMTALIKNVVNLLVALRGIQQLTKMKDYRVLVIPAAAIALFLGMTMSKNIAEHIYFQHYKILVPYFWVPMFLVLPAILLIVTWTRQKLRK, encoded by the coding sequence ATTATTATCGCTTACTGCGTCTATGGCGGCATTGAGATCATTGCGCGGCTGGGAGAATTGATCTTCCCCATCGTCGTCGTTATGTTCATTATAGAGACGGTTCTGCTCTTTGGCTCGGACGTCCTGCATTTCGATTATGTCCAGCCGATTTTGGAAAGGGGATGGGAACCCGTCTGGAAGGTGGTTTATCCAAACGGGATCACCCAACCGTTTGGGGAAACCATCGCGCTCGCCATGTTCTGGCCGGACGTAAAAAACCGTGAAAAGATCACGAAAATTACCTTTCTCGCCACCTTACTTGCCGGATTTATGATCACCGGTTTTGATTTTTTGGCCATTTTGGTTTATGGCGATCTGTTCTCGCGTTTTCTCTATCCGCTTTACACTTTATTGAGCATGATCAGCATCGGAAAATTCATCGAAAACTTGCAGATGTTCGGGGTCATGTATTTTTTCATGACGGCGTTAATAAAAAACGTGGTCAACCTGCTAGTGGCGCTGAGAGGCATCCAGCAGCTGACGAAGATGAAGGATTACCGCGTGCTTGTCATCCCGGCAGCCGCGATCGCCTTGTTCCTGGGAATGACCATGTCAAAAAACATCGCCGAGCATATTTATTTCCAGCATTATAAAATACTGGTTCCTTATTTCTGGGTGCCCATGTTTTTGGTCTTGCCGGCGATTCTGCTGATCGTGACGTGGACCCGGCAAAAGCTGCGAAAATAA
- a CDS encoding GerAB/ArcD/ProY family transporter produces MTYKISAYQLFTITFIFQLGTTIIFGFGGLAGRDAWIGDLTSLGLGLCVIWVYTALMRMNPGLSLVEWFPAQLGRWIGTPIAFLYPLMFLYLTGRIIADIRDMVSTTILPGTPPLRGYLPLLSLTASMAALRSLRGWEN; encoded by the coding sequence ATGACATACAAAATTTCCGCGTACCAATTATTCACGATTACCTTCATTTTTCAATTAGGTACGACCATCATCTTTGGGTTTGGCGGCTTGGCCGGCCGGGATGCGTGGATTGGCGATCTGACGTCACTGGGGCTGGGCCTCTGCGTGATTTGGGTATATACCGCCTTAATGCGCATGAACCCGGGCTTATCCCTGGTTGAATGGTTTCCGGCCCAATTGGGGCGCTGGATCGGGACGCCCATCGCGTTTTTGTACCCGCTCATGTTCTTGTATCTTACAGGACGAATTATTGCGGACATCAGAGACATGGTTTCGACCACCATCTTGCCCGGAACGCCGCCTTTGCGGGGTTATTTGCCATTATTATCGCTTACTGCGTCTATGGCGGCATTGAGATCATTGCGCGGCTGGGAGAATTGA
- a CDS encoding cytochrome ubiquinol oxidase subunit I yields the protein MDNVMLARALFGSSMAFHIIFATLGVGLPFMIVVAEIAYQVKKDRDYALMAKRWTKCQAILLGVGIPSGTMVGVMLSLLWPGFMEIVGQVIALPFQIEIWAFLLEALFMSIYVYASERLPAALRIASVTFVALGASASAALITDAHAWMNTPQGFRLENGQVVDADPWAAVFNPSWPTTATHVLFSAYLLGAFAIVSVAAVKLLARKRPERERQYHRKGLILSLAIGGVMSLLTALNGHETAQMLHRHQPEKLAAAEGLFETQAYAPLAIGGFTDKETRTIRGAIEVPWALSFLAGNRFDTVVRGLNDFPEEEWPPLFVHTLFNLMVGIGSLLIVVSAGTIFYRLVKKREYPRWLLRGLVLTGPLALIGIETGWIFSCTGRQPWTIYHVQTTASAATQSENLGTLFVTFIGLYVFMLVVTSLVLRYYFKRHPVTPDMLEAG from the coding sequence ATGGATAACGTGATGCTGGCCCGGGCCTTGTTCGGATCGTCGATGGCCTTTCATATTATTTTTGCCACCTTGGGGGTGGGGCTGCCTTTCATGATCGTTGTTGCGGAAATCGCTTATCAGGTCAAAAAAGACCGGGATTACGCTTTGATGGCTAAACGGTGGACAAAATGCCAGGCGATCCTCCTGGGGGTGGGGATTCCGTCGGGGACGATGGTCGGCGTTATGTTGTCGCTGCTCTGGCCCGGTTTCATGGAAATTGTGGGCCAGGTGATCGCGCTGCCTTTCCAAATCGAAATCTGGGCGTTTTTGCTGGAAGCCTTGTTCATGTCGATTTACGTCTACGCGTCTGAACGTTTGCCCGCGGCTTTGCGGATCGCCAGCGTCACTTTCGTGGCCTTGGGAGCAAGCGCTTCGGCCGCGCTGATCACCGACGCCCATGCCTGGATGAACACCCCGCAGGGCTTCCGGCTGGAGAACGGGCAAGTTGTCGATGCCGACCCGTGGGCGGCGGTATTCAATCCCAGCTGGCCTACGACCGCGACGCATGTACTGTTTTCCGCCTATCTGCTGGGGGCTTTCGCCATCGTTTCCGTGGCCGCCGTCAAACTGCTCGCCCGAAAACGGCCGGAGCGGGAGCGGCAGTATCACCGCAAGGGCCTGATCCTATCGCTCGCCATCGGCGGCGTAATGTCGCTGCTGACCGCGCTCAACGGGCATGAAACCGCGCAGATGCTGCACCGCCATCAACCCGAGAAGCTGGCCGCCGCGGAGGGCCTGTTTGAAACGCAGGCTTACGCCCCGCTGGCGATCGGCGGCTTTACCGATAAGGAAACCCGGACGATCAGGGGGGCGATCGAAGTTCCGTGGGCGCTCAGCTTTTTGGCCGGCAACCGCTTTGACACCGTGGTCAGGGGGTTGAACGATTTTCCCGAGGAGGAGTGGCCTCCCCTGTTTGTGCATACGCTGTTTAACCTGATGGTGGGGATCGGTTCCCTGCTGATTGTGGTCTCGGCCGGCACTATTTTTTATCGGCTGGTCAAGAAGCGAGAGTACCCGCGCTGGCTGCTCAGGGGGCTGGTGCTGACCGGCCCGCTCGCCCTGATCGGCATCGAGACCGGGTGGATCTTCAGCTGTACGGGACGCCAGCCCTGGACGATTTACCATGTTCAGACGACCGCGTCCGCGGCTACCCAATCGGAGAATCTCGGCACCCTGTTCGTCACTTTTATCGGGCTGTACGTGTTTATGCTGGTCGTAACGTCTTTGGTGCTGCGTTATTATTTCAAGCGTCATCCGGTGACGCCGGACATGCTGGAAGCAGGGTAA
- a CDS encoding cytochrome d ubiquinol oxidase subunit II, with the protein MSDSTIAISILWGFLFIYSIMGSIDFGAGFWSLVFSKKNPQAASLANRFLSPSWEVTNVFLVLLVVALVGFFPRAAYLLGTLLLLPVSFVLVLLLFRSAFMVYAYSAQRNVRSLRFVSGVTGLLIPGLLVSVLPITLGGFIQGESGYPQLNYGALLASPSLYAYLGFGIATELFLSSLFLSDFSRQAGDETSYRHYRTLAVVFGPLAMLLAVITTFTMEGEAMWMVARMKQQGLWFMLSTAAFVVGYGSLWIKRKGRLGWPRLAFVFVVIQFALASYAYGKAHMPYIVYPFLTVEEGITNHSMFVSLLWGYGVGTVILLPVFVLFWWLFLRDKRYLRAE; encoded by the coding sequence ATGAGCGATTCCACGATAGCGATTTCTATTCTTTGGGGGTTCCTGTTCATCTACTCGATCATGGGCTCCATCGATTTCGGCGCCGGGTTCTGGTCGCTTGTTTTCAGCAAAAAAAATCCGCAGGCCGCCAGCCTCGCCAACCGGTTTTTGTCCCCGTCCTGGGAGGTAACCAACGTTTTTCTGGTGCTGCTGGTCGTCGCGTTGGTCGGTTTTTTCCCGCGTGCCGCTTATCTGCTCGGTACGCTGCTGCTGCTCCCCGTCAGCTTCGTGCTGGTGCTCCTGCTGTTCCGCAGCGCCTTTATGGTGTACGCCTATTCCGCGCAGCGGAACGTCCGCAGCCTGCGTTTTGTGTCCGGAGTTACCGGGCTGCTCATTCCGGGGCTGCTTGTCAGCGTGCTGCCTATTACGCTCGGCGGTTTTATCCAAGGGGAGAGCGGCTACCCTCAGTTGAACTACGGAGCTTTGCTGGCGAGCCCTTCGCTCTACGCCTATTTGGGGTTCGGGATCGCCACCGAGCTGTTCCTGTCCTCCTTGTTCCTCTCCGACTTCTCCCGGCAGGCCGGGGATGAAACCTCCTACCGGCATTACCGGACGCTGGCGGTTGTCTTCGGGCCTTTGGCGATGCTGCTCGCCGTCATCACCACCTTTACCATGGAAGGGGAAGCGATGTGGATGGTGGCCCGGATGAAGCAGCAGGGGCTTTGGTTTATGCTGTCCACTGCGGCTTTTGTCGTCGGTTACGGTTCGCTGTGGATCAAACGGAAAGGCCGGCTCGGCTGGCCACGGCTCGCGTTTGTTTTCGTGGTGATCCAGTTCGCCTTGGCGAGTTATGCTTACGGGAAAGCGCATATGCCCTACATCGTCTATCCGTTCTTAACGGTGGAAGAGGGGATTACAAATCACTCGATGTTTGTGTCCCTGCTGTGGGGCTACGGGGTAGGGACGGTGATTTTGCTGCCGGTGTTCGTGTTGTTCTGGTGGCTGTTCTTAAGGGACAAACGGTATTTGCGGGCTGAATAG
- a CDS encoding YjdF family protein, with product MKLTIYHDGQYWIGVFEERSQGKLRAGRHIFGAEPKDEEVLAFIRSDLSRLLDGISQGVAIQLPDAGRVNPKRLARQAAAELKRRGASTMAYEAMRLEYEQRKQAKRSTAKEQREAERERKREIKIRKAKAKRRGH from the coding sequence TTGAAACTTACGATTTACCACGATGGGCAGTATTGGATCGGCGTGTTTGAAGAGCGCAGCCAAGGAAAGCTGCGGGCAGGAAGGCATATTTTCGGGGCGGAGCCTAAGGATGAGGAGGTTCTTGCGTTTATCCGAAGCGATTTGAGCCGGCTGCTTGACGGCATTTCGCAGGGCGTCGCCATTCAGCTGCCGGATGCCGGAAGGGTGAATCCGAAGCGGTTGGCCAGACAGGCCGCCGCGGAATTAAAACGCCGGGGAGCTTCTACCATGGCGTATGAAGCGATGCGGCTGGAGTATGAGCAGCGTAAGCAGGCCAAACGGTCGACCGCGAAGGAACAGCGGGAGGCCGAGAGGGAACGCAAGCGGGAAATCAAAATCCGCAAGGCCAAGGCGAAGCGTCGCGGGCATTAA
- a CDS encoding TetR family transcriptional regulator produces the protein MNHRDKIIQAFMELAGRLPADKISYEEVARAAGVHWTTVRRHLGGKDDMRAMLAGRGAEPEGLPADTRTRVLDAAMEVFARHGYAKAAMDQVAAEAGFTKSAIYWHFANKSELYLAICERNLRQQEQLLPAQIEAIARAEDKVRALTDWLKGQLAACMVTPDRPMLFFEFLTSSRNPEVQDKIRGLFAGFYAKVAELLRDCQTQGWLRGDIDPGSLTLYTQTVMNGIVLSWLVAPKELKLDQFARDAARLLWDGLSPR, from the coding sequence TTGAACCATCGCGATAAAATCATTCAGGCATTCATGGAGCTGGCCGGGCGGCTGCCTGCGGACAAAATCAGCTATGAGGAAGTGGCCCGCGCCGCCGGCGTGCATTGGACAACGGTGCGCAGACATTTGGGCGGCAAGGATGATATGCGGGCTATGCTGGCCGGCCGCGGGGCGGAGCCGGAGGGCTTGCCTGCGGATACGCGGACACGCGTGCTGGATGCCGCCATGGAGGTGTTCGCCCGGCACGGTTATGCCAAAGCCGCGATGGACCAGGTGGCGGCCGAGGCCGGGTTCACGAAAAGCGCGATATATTGGCATTTCGCGAACAAAAGCGAGCTGTATCTGGCCATTTGTGAAAGGAATCTAAGGCAGCAGGAGCAGCTGCTGCCCGCCCAAATCGAAGCGATCGCTCGCGCGGAGGATAAAGTCCGGGCTTTGACGGACTGGCTGAAGGGCCAATTGGCCGCCTGTATGGTAACCCCCGATCGGCCGATGCTGTTTTTTGAGTTTTTAACCTCCAGCCGCAACCCGGAGGTCCAGGACAAGATTCGCGGGCTGTTCGCGGGGTTTTACGCCAAAGTCGCAGAGTTGCTCCGCGATTGCCAAACGCAGGGGTGGCTGCGCGGCGATATCGATCCGGGCTCGCTCACGCTGTACACCCAGACGGTTATGAACGGAATCGTTCTTTCGTGGCTGGTGGCCCCCAAGGAGCTAAAGCTGGATCAATTCGCCCGGGATGCCGCAAGGCTGCTGTGGGACGGATTATCGCCGCGATAA
- a CDS encoding alpha/beta fold hydrolase translates to MILTVLLGLAAIMLAAFYGYNQLKFRQAEMEFPPSGKFVEADRIRLHYLERGQGRPVVFLHGGVLWSRDFERVMELAAAKGYRALAFDRPGYGHSGRPKHGPVTPADQARLLHEALNKLGVERPILVGHSWSGLLVLAYGVLYPDDLAGIVTLGGSMYKEGYPAEKGDPISRIVMMPLAGRIVMNLMLATLGRVMARPIMKATFAPEPVPSAYEQETLALWLRPSQFRANREDVLAFAPAAAEISPNYRRIQAPAVIVVGRRDPFPTKEHSYRLHRDLPNAALMELPDAAHMIPHHHPQAVIDAVEKLARE, encoded by the coding sequence GTGATACTAACTGTATTGCTGGGACTTGCTGCGATAATGCTGGCGGCGTTCTACGGCTACAACCAATTGAAGTTTCGGCAGGCGGAAATGGAATTCCCGCCATCCGGAAAATTTGTGGAGGCGGACCGAATCCGCCTGCATTACCTGGAACGGGGGCAGGGCAGGCCGGTGGTGTTTTTGCATGGGGGAGTTTTATGGAGCCGTGATTTTGAGCGGGTCATGGAACTTGCGGCGGCCAAGGGATATCGGGCGTTGGCTTTTGACCGCCCCGGATACGGGCACAGCGGCCGCCCGAAGCACGGCCCGGTTACACCGGCCGATCAAGCCCGGCTGCTGCATGAGGCTTTGAACAAGCTGGGAGTGGAGCGGCCGATTCTGGTCGGGCATTCCTGGAGCGGATTGCTGGTCCTTGCATACGGGGTCTTGTATCCCGATGATCTGGCGGGGATCGTGACGCTGGGGGGCAGCATGTATAAAGAAGGGTATCCGGCGGAAAAAGGCGATCCGATCTCCAGAATCGTGATGATGCCGCTGGCGGGGCGGATCGTGATGAATCTTATGCTGGCGACCTTAGGGAGAGTCATGGCCCGACCAATCATGAAAGCGACCTTCGCCCCGGAGCCGGTTCCCTCCGCTTATGAACAGGAAACGTTGGCGCTGTGGCTCCGGCCGTCCCAGTTCCGGGCGAACCGGGAGGACGTGCTGGCTTTTGCTCCGGCGGCCGCCGAAATATCCCCGAACTATCGCCGGATTCAGGCGCCTGCCGTCATCGTCGTCGGGCGGCGGGATCCTTTTCCGACCAAGGAACACAGTTATCGGCTGCACCGGGACTTGCCGAATGCGGCGCTGATGGAGCTCCCCGACGCCGCGCACATGATCCCCCATCATCATCCGCAAGCTGTCATCGATGCCGTGGAGAAGCTGGCTCGCGAATGA
- a CDS encoding M15 family metallopeptidase — MKKWAFCVLVLLLLGFAFVKFKVSDLSAIPLDKITLTDDNPQAPADRGFTIKITGEQVYRGDLLLVNQDHPVPDQGPEEEALSLVQHDELLQGFGVMDNTVRLSERLAGKFTEMAAAAGEDGVNHFLITSGYRDERRQDELYRQMGAEYAMPAGYSEHNLGLSLDIGSSEAEMNVAPEGKWLKENAWKYGFVLRYPENKTAVTGIQYEPWHFRYVGLPHSAIMQRNDMVLEEYLNYLKVKQAVKADVNGRTYHVFYFPVTDGGTIRVPVEGSYELSGNNVDGVIVTVHEE, encoded by the coding sequence ATGAAGAAATGGGCGTTTTGTGTGCTGGTCCTGCTGCTGCTGGGCTTCGCTTTCGTTAAATTTAAAGTCAGCGATTTATCCGCGATTCCGTTGGATAAAATAACGCTTACCGACGATAACCCCCAAGCCCCGGCGGACCGGGGATTCACGATAAAAATCACGGGGGAGCAGGTTTATCGGGGCGATCTGCTGCTGGTCAATCAAGACCATCCGGTTCCGGATCAAGGTCCGGAAGAGGAAGCGCTCAGTCTGGTTCAACATGATGAATTACTCCAAGGTTTTGGCGTGATGGATAACACGGTTCGGCTGTCGGAAAGATTGGCTGGAAAATTTACCGAGATGGCCGCCGCCGCAGGCGAGGACGGAGTGAATCATTTCCTGATCACCAGCGGGTACCGGGACGAGCGGCGGCAGGATGAGCTGTATCGTCAAATGGGAGCGGAATATGCGATGCCGGCGGGATATAGCGAGCATAACCTGGGTTTGTCGCTAGATATCGGCTCGTCAGAAGCGGAGATGAACGTTGCGCCGGAAGGCAAATGGTTAAAAGAGAACGCATGGAAATACGGGTTTGTACTGCGTTATCCGGAGAACAAAACCGCGGTGACCGGCATTCAATACGAGCCCTGGCATTTCCGTTATGTAGGCCTGCCCCACAGCGCCATTATGCAGAGAAACGACATGGTTCTGGAAGAGTATCTCAACTACCTGAAAGTGAAACAAGCCGTTAAGGCCGACGTCAACGGCCGGACCTACCACGTATTTTATTTTCCCGTCACCGATGGCGGTACAATCCGCGTTCCGGTCGAAGGGAGTTATGAGCTTTCCGGAAATAATGTGGACGGTGTGATTGTAACTGTGCATGAGGAATAG
- a CDS encoding NADPH-dependent FMN reductase, with translation MSKLNIGIILGSTRDGRVSPQVGEWVKKIADARGDANYEIVDIADYKLPLLGEADASEQAAKWNEKLNSLDGFVFIVQEYNHSITGALKNALDYAREAWNNKAAGIVSYGSVGGARAAEHLRGILGELSVADVRVHVALSLFTDFENYSVFKPADLHLTNLNGMLDQVLAWSGALKTLR, from the coding sequence GTGTCAAAATTGAACATTGGGATTATTTTGGGAAGTACCCGCGATGGCCGCGTCAGCCCGCAAGTGGGAGAATGGGTGAAAAAAATCGCCGACGCGCGCGGAGACGCGAACTATGAAATCGTCGATATCGCCGATTATAAGCTGCCGCTTCTGGGTGAAGCCGACGCTTCCGAGCAAGCGGCGAAGTGGAATGAAAAACTGAACTCCTTGGACGGCTTTGTGTTTATCGTACAGGAGTACAACCACAGCATCACCGGCGCACTGAAAAACGCGCTCGACTACGCGCGCGAAGCCTGGAACAACAAAGCGGCCGGCATCGTGAGCTACGGCTCGGTCGGCGGCGCCCGCGCGGCTGAACACCTGCGCGGCATTCTTGGCGAATTGTCCGTGGCCGACGTGCGCGTACATGTTGCGCTGTCGCTGTTCACCGATTTCGAAAACTACAGCGTATTTAAACCGGCTGATCTGCACCTGACTAACCTGAACGGCATGCTGGATCAAGTGCTCGCTTGGAGCGGCGCCTTGAAGACGCTGCGTTAA
- a CDS encoding transposase, producing MEANAGTELQPFSSRFNSEQDCMEALIAMKWPNGFVCPRCAYTRCSRLTSRHIPLFECGKCKHQTSPLVGTIFEGTHLPLVKWFQALDLFLLEGGISALRLRKEIRVTYKTAWLVLHKIRHAAGEFDARELLSGDVKVNSDQYGRNPSRCQLSHPYASAVVAGCTVTESGEPEHVKIRLVPHKRGGEKRANRHDLTAFINGHVDVRTSEVQLFPQAFRLYAPLRKVVREAWESLKSTYGALGLKHLQAYLNEYTVRRRLRLPGGRPGAAENMRQQLLRMCVAIPAIPYRRLIARQPNQPLAAAA from the coding sequence ATGGAAGCCAATGCGGGAACGGAACTTCAGCCATTCAGCAGCCGTTTTAACAGCGAGCAGGACTGCATGGAGGCGCTGATCGCGATGAAGTGGCCAAACGGCTTCGTCTGCCCGCGCTGCGCTTACACCCGGTGCAGCCGTCTGACCTCCCGGCATATCCCCTTGTTCGAGTGTGGAAAGTGCAAGCATCAAACATCGCCTTTGGTCGGCACGATTTTTGAAGGAACGCATCTCCCCCTGGTGAAGTGGTTCCAGGCCCTGGATTTGTTCCTGCTGGAGGGCGGCATCTCGGCGCTGCGGCTGCGCAAGGAGATCCGGGTCACCTACAAAACCGCCTGGTTAGTGCTGCACAAAATACGTCATGCCGCCGGGGAGTTCGATGCCCGGGAGCTGCTTTCCGGAGACGTGAAGGTGAACAGCGATCAGTACGGACGTAATCCGTCCCGGTGTCAGCTTTCGCATCCGTACGCCTCGGCGGTCGTAGCCGGCTGCACGGTCACGGAGTCGGGCGAACCGGAGCACGTCAAAATCCGCCTGGTGCCGCATAAGCGGGGAGGCGAAAAGAGGGCAAACCGTCACGATCTAACCGCGTTTATCAATGGGCATGTGGATGTCCGTACATCGGAGGTGCAGTTGTTCCCTCAGGCCTTTCGGCTGTATGCGCCCTTGCGGAAAGTGGTGAGAGAGGCGTGGGAGTCGCTGAAGAGTACGTATGGAGCCTTGGGACTGAAGCATCTGCAGGCGTATCTAAACGAATACACCGTACGCCGCCGGCTGCGCCTGCCCGGAGGACGGCCCGGAGCGGCAGAAAATATGCGGCAGCAGTTGCTGCGCATGTGTGTGGCGATTCCGGCGATCCCTTACCGCCGGCTCATCGCGCGCCAACCGAACCAGCCCCTTGCGGCTGCGGCCTGA
- a CDS encoding phosphatidylglycerol lysyltransferase domain-containing protein — MIDATQERRLQRLLQSCGHNSHTHLYYLGDKKWFWDSEHEACIVYRSLGNRRIALGDPLGKPEAIPRVIGQFMNHCREHGYIPAFYQAKSSFLQLYKQYGLQYAKIGEEAQVDLAKFHLHGKAWLKLRGRINKLKRAGFTFAVLHPPFEDRFLDRLHKISGEWLGERKEKSFSVGSFSREYVNRFPVAVLIGPDGEYEAFATLGGDPPPSLPDSRDAAVPRQITVDLMRYTKACPHGAMDVLFASLFLWAQEHRYDFCSLGMAPLANVNDLLFAKWVYKYGNKFYNFKGLYDYKNKFAPAWKDVYLVYPPSGLPVTLTVLMLMIHTAPGNRKPAKDKMLSNFVS, encoded by the coding sequence TTGATCGACGCCACGCAAGAGCGCCGCTTGCAGCGCCTGCTGCAAAGCTGCGGACACAACTCGCATACGCACTTATACTACCTTGGCGATAAAAAATGGTTTTGGGATTCCGAGCACGAAGCTTGCATCGTCTACCGCAGCCTGGGGAACCGCAGAATCGCGTTGGGCGATCCCCTGGGCAAACCGGAGGCGATTCCGCGGGTGATCGGCCAGTTTATGAACCACTGCCGCGAGCACGGGTACATCCCGGCTTTTTATCAGGCCAAGTCCTCCTTTTTGCAGCTATACAAGCAGTACGGGCTCCAGTATGCCAAAATCGGGGAGGAGGCCCAGGTCGATCTGGCGAAGTTCCATTTGCACGGAAAAGCGTGGCTGAAGCTGCGCGGCCGGATCAATAAATTGAAACGGGCCGGCTTCACATTTGCGGTGCTGCACCCGCCTTTTGAGGACCGGTTCCTGGACCGGCTGCACAAGATTTCCGGGGAATGGCTCGGTGAGCGGAAAGAGAAAAGCTTCTCCGTGGGTTCGTTCTCCCGGGAGTATGTCAACCGGTTCCCCGTCGCCGTCTTGATCGGCCCGGATGGAGAATACGAAGCTTTTGCTACGCTTGGCGGCGATCCGCCCCCGTCCTTGCCGGATTCGCGGGATGCGGCCGTACCCCGTCAGATCACCGTGGACCTGATGCGGTATACGAAGGCCTGTCCGCATGGCGCCATGGATGTGCTGTTTGCCTCCCTGTTTTTGTGGGCGCAAGAGCATCGATACGATTTTTGCAGTCTGGGCATGGCTCCTTTGGCCAACGTAAACGACCTTCTTTTTGCCAAATGGGTTTATAAATACGGGAACAAGTTCTATAACTTCAAGGGGTTGTACGATTACAAGAACAAGTTTGCCCCCGCATGGAAGGATGTGTACTTGGTCTATCCTCCATCGGGCCTCCCGGTTACGCTCACCGTACTCATGCTGATGATCCATACTGCTCCCGGGAACAGGAAGCCGGCAAAAGACAAGATGCTTTCCAACTTCGTTTCTTAA